A single window of Nicotiana sylvestris chromosome 5, ASM39365v2, whole genome shotgun sequence DNA harbors:
- the LOC104213176 gene encoding auxin-responsive protein SAUR21-like → MGIKVIPFIQANRILRRSSTCGGVPKGHCAVYVGESRKKLFIVPISYLNQPLFQDLLAQAEEEFVFDHPMGGLTIPCNEDVFVDLTSRLRIL, encoded by the coding sequence ATGGGTATCAAAGTGATTCCATTTATTCAGGCTAATCGGATCCTAAGGAGGTCTTCGACATGTGGAGGTGTTCCAAAAGGACATTGTGCAGTATATGTAGGAGAGAGCCGGAAGAAACTATTCATCGTGCCAATATCATACTTGAACCAGCCTTTATTTCAAGACTTGTTAGCTCAAGCTGAAGAAGAATTTGTCTTTGATCATCCGATGGGCGGTCTCACAATACCTTGCAATGAGGATGTGTTCGTTGATCTCACTTCCCGCTTGAGGATATTATGA
- the LOC104213166 gene encoding auxin-responsive protein SAUR68-like, protein MERKTMLSTKKLIKMARKWQKFAVKQRKRISLPRNSSDADSCSTSSTSIVEKGHFVVYTDDQAHFVIPLVYLENEVIRQLLSMSEEEFGLPSGGPITLPCDSAFMDYILSLIKKGVTAGDLHKALLLSIPSCCCSTSSFHQESGNQQILVY, encoded by the coding sequence atggaaagaaagaCAATGCTCAGTACTAAGAAGCTCATCAAAATGGCAAGGAAATGGCAAAAGTTCGCGGTCAAGCAGAGGAAGAGGATTTCACTTCCAAGAAATAGTAGTGATGCAGACAGTTGTAGTACCTCCTCAACCTCTATTGTTGAAAAGGGTCATTTTGTAGTATATACAGATGATCAAGCACATTTTGTCATTCCCTtggtttaccttgaaaatgaggTCATTAGGCAACTTTTAAGCATGTCCGAAGAAGAGTTTGGACTACCAAGTGGTGGTCCTATTACATTACCCTGTGATTCGGCGTTCATGGACTACATCTTGTCACTGATCAAGAAAGGTGTAACTGCTGGAGATCTTCACAAAGCATTGCTCCTCTCAATTCCTTCATGTTGCTGTTCAACTTCTTCCTTTCACCAAGAAAGTGGAAATCAACAGATTCTTGTTTATTGA
- the LOC104213131 gene encoding peroxynitrite isomerase Rv2717c-like encodes MEEGTVSNQSETLSVHPAVKPISFLLGIWRGEGEGFFPTISSFNYSEELQFSHSPNKPVIAYSQKTWNLKSGQPMHSESGYWRPKPDGTIEVVIAQSTGLVEVQKGTYDMKEGVVKLNSELVGNASKVKEISRVFKVENCELSYVVEMATSLIGLQPHLKASLKKL; translated from the exons ATGGAGGAGGGAACTGTATCAAATCAATCGGAAACGTTATCGGTACATCCGGCAGTAAAACCTATATCATTTCTGCTTGGGATTTGGAGAGGTGAAGGCGAAGGCTTTTTCCCAACTATTTCCTCCTTCAATTATTCCGAAGAGCTCCAATTTTCACACTCTCCTAACAAG CCGGTCATAGCTTATTCTCAAAAGACATGGAACTTGAAATCTGGACAACCTATGCATTCTGAGAGTGGATACTGGAGACCTAAACCTGATGGAACAATTGAAGTCGTCATTGCTCAAAGCACTGGTCTTGTTGAAGTCCAG AAAGGAACGTATGACATGAAAGAGGGAGTTGTGAAGCTTAACAGCGAACTGGTCGGCAATGCTTCCAAG GTCAAGGAGATCAGTCGAGTTTTTAAAGTGGAGAATTGTGAACTATCTTATGTTGTGGAAATGGCCACCAGTCTAATTGGTCTTCAGCCGCATCTCAAAGCCTCGCTTAAGAAGCTCTAG
- the LOC104213115 gene encoding auxin-responsive protein SAUR68-like, producing MISANKIIKIARKWQKFAVNQRKRISFPRSNNHDAECCSTSYSIVGKGHFVVYTTDQKRFVVPLAYLQHEIIGQLLHMSEEEFGLPSDGPITLPCDSIFMNYVISLIERGVAVDLQNALLVSVASSRCSSALYLHELRNTELLLLSRGPVNSMDNIEV from the exons ATGATCAGTGCTAACAAAATCATCAAGATAGCAAGGAAATGGCAGAAGTTTGCGGTCAACCAAAGGAAGAGAATTTCATTTCCAAGATCCAATAACCATGACGCAGAGTGTTGTAGTACATCTTATTCTATAGTTGGCAAAGGGCATTTTGTGGTGTATACAACTGATCAAAAGCGATTTGTGGTTCCTTTGGCTTATCTACAACATGAGATAATCGGACAACTATTGCACATGTCTGAAGAAGAGTTTGGACTTCCGAGTGATGGACCTATTACATTACCGTGTGATTCCATATTCATGAACTACGTCATATCACTCATCGAAAGAGGTGTAGCTGTAGATCTTCAGAATGCGTTGCTTGTATCAGTAGCTTCCAGTCGATGCTCATCAGCTTTATACCTTCATGAGCTAAGAAACACAGAATTACTA ttgctttctAGGGGTCCTGTGAATTCAATGGATAACATAGAAGTGTGA
- the LOC104213185 gene encoding auxin-responsive protein SAUR21-like — protein sequence MGIKVTPFIQASRILRRPSTTGGVLKGHCAVYAGESQKKRFVMPISYLSQPLFQDLLAQAEEEFGFDHSMGGLTIACKEDVFIDLTSRLRRL from the coding sequence ATGGGTATCAAAGTGACTCCATTTATTCAGGCTAGTCGAATCCTAAGGAGGCCTTCAACAACTGGAGGTGTTCTCAAAGGACATTGCGCAGTATATGCAGGAGAGAGCCAGAAGAAGCGATTCGTCATGCCAATATCATACCTGAGCCAGCCTTTATTTCAAGACTTGTTAGCTCAAGCTGAGGAAGAGTTTGGATTTGATCATTCAATGGGCGGTCTCACAATAGCTTGCAAAGAGGATGTGTTCATTGATCTCACCTCTCGCTTGAGGAGATTATGA
- the LOC104213123 gene encoding auxin-responsive protein SAUR68-like, with the protein MTMISAKKLIKMARRWQKFAAKQRKRIVFPRNGSDTDSSSSTSSSSIAGKSHFLVYTIDQRRYVIPLAYLENEVIRQLLNMSEEEFGLPSGGPITLPCDSDFMDYIVSLIKKGVAAADLHKALLL; encoded by the coding sequence ATGACGATGATCAGTGCTAAGAAACTCATTAAGATGGCCAGGAGATGGCAAAAGTTTGCGGCCAAGCAGAGGAAGAGGATTGTATTTCCAAGAAATGGTAGTGATACAGACAGTAGTAGTAGTACATCTTCATCTTCTATAGCCGGGAAAAGTCATTTTCTAGTCTATACAATTGATCAAAGGCGCTACGTAATTCCATTGGCTTATCTTGAAAATGAGGTTATTAGGCAACTTTTAAACATGTCCGAAGAAGAGTTTGGGCTACCGAGTGGCGGCCCTATTACATTACCCTGTGACTCAGACTTCATGGACTACATCGTTTCACTAATCAAGAAAGGTGTAGCTGCTGCAGATCTTCACAAAGCATTGCTCCTTTGA